TAATGCTCAGGCATTTGTATTGCCACCACTGCGTAGTAATACCGACCAAAAAGCATTACTTAACGCTCTGCAAGACGGCACCATCGACGCCATTTGTAGTCATCATGAGCCATTAAACGATACTGCTAAAAAAGCACCATTTGCTGAAACCACACCCGGTATTTCGAACTTTGATACCTTTATGGCATTAGGCTGTAAGCTGGTTGCAGATGGCGTATTGACCCCTGAGCAATTGGTAGACAAAATCTGCCTAGCACCAGCACGTATTGCAGGTATTGAGCAGAGCTACAATGACATAGGCGGTGCTGTATTGGTTGATCCTAATCTACAGTGGCAAGTAACACGTGATAGCATGTTGTCTAAGGGTAAAAACACGCCTTTCTTAAATGACACATTGCAGGGCAAAGTAGTGGAGACTTACTTTGACTGAGGAGCCGCCACAGGTTAGTGGTTCTATTAAAGCAGTCACATTATATGAGATCATTAAAGGGGTTGGGGCAATACTGATTGCCCTTGCTTTATGGAGCTACCACAGTCAGGTGTTGGTATTTATTGATGATGCCAATCAGGCCTGGGTGACTCGCTTTGGCAACCTGTTTGAAGTCCAGGTAGACAGCCTAACTCGCTTGGCACAGCGAGGGGCTGAAAACTGGCAGCTGTTTATGTTGATCATTTTTGGTTATGCCGGTCTGCGCTTTATTGAAGCTTATGGCTTATGGCGTGACAAAACCTGGGCGTATTGGTTTAGCCTTTTGGGTTATGGCTTGTTTTTACCACTAGAGTTTTATTATGTGATTGTGCGCCCGTTTGATTGGTTTAAGCTTGGCGTTTTAATATTAAACATCGTCGTGGTGTATGTGGTCTATCGACAGATGCGACACAAAGGCTTGATTTCTTGAGCGCTTCTTTTATTTGGCTTGGATTATTGGATTAGCGCGGACTATCAGACTAGCTCGGACTATTAGGCTAGTTCGCCATCTTCGACTAGCTGTGCTAGTGTTTTCGCCAGTTTTAACGCTA
Above is a window of Psychrobacter sp. FDAARGOS_221 DNA encoding:
- a CDS encoding DUF2127 domain-containing protein; its protein translation is MTEEPPQVSGSIKAVTLYEIIKGVGAILIALALWSYHSQVLVFIDDANQAWVTRFGNLFEVQVDSLTRLAQRGAENWQLFMLIIFGYAGLRFIEAYGLWRDKTWAYWFSLLGYGLFLPLEFYYVIVRPFDWFKLGVLILNIVVVYVVYRQMRHKGLIS